The DNA sequence GCTCGACGGCGACGGCTGGTTCGCGGGACTGGTCCGGAAGCTGTTCGTGCTCTACGCGAAGCTCTACTTCGCGGTCTCCGCCTCGGTTTGCCGCCGTCAGGAGCTCGCCGCCGACGCCGCCGCGGCCCGGATCGCCGGGACCGAAGCCGCCACCAGCGCGCTGCGCGAGGTCGACGCGCTCGACGTCGCCTGGAAGTTCTACGTCGACCACTACCTGCTGGTCGGCTGGCACGCGGGCTACCTGCCGGACCGGCCCGCCGCCGGGTTCCGCGCGCTGCTCGCCGACGCCGAGCGCGCCGAGCAGATCGACCGGCTCCGGCGGGAGCTGCCGGAAGAGGAGACCTCCCGCTACGACACGCACCCGGCGACGCCGGAGCGGGTCGCCGCGCTGGAAGCCCTGCCTGCGGTACCGGGGTCACCGGGCGGCGAGCGCCCCGCGAGCGACGTCCTGCGAGACGCCGACGCGACGCTGGACTCGGCCCTGTTCGCCGACCTGAACGCCGAAGCGGCGGCCAAGCGGCGCACGGACTGGGACAGCCTGGTGGACCTCGGCTTCCGGCACGCCGCGACCAAGGTGGCGACGGCGTTCCTGAAGGGGCGCACACTCGAGGACGCGCTCACGCGCATCGACGAGGGGCACGCGAGCGAGTTCGCCGACCCGGAGTGCCGTCCCCCGGCGACCGCCGGGCCGCGAGCCCGGCGGGAGTTCGTCGTCGCCTCGGTCCGCGAAACCCTGTCCACCATGGTCTCCGCCGCACTGGCGGAAGCCGGGGTGGCGCGCTGGCAGCTGTCCTGGTCGGGCCCGGCCGATCTGGTCGTCGACGAGCCGTACGGCACCGAGCTGTCCGCCGCCCTCGACGCCGCCGCGGCGGCCGACCCCGACACCGTCCCCCTGCGCCGCCTGCTCACCGCGGCCGGCGCGCTTCCCGTCCCCTCCTGAGGAGAACCCGTTGCTGTCCCTGTTCAACTCCAAGCGCCGCAAGGCCGCCGTCGCTCTGGTGAAGGCCGCGCGTGCCCGCGGTATGGACGTCGAGGACTACGTGAAGACGCTCTCCCCGGCCGAACTCGCGCAGTACGTGCCCCAGGACCCCAAGCCGAAGGTCGAGATGCCGGACGTCGCGCTGTGGGGTCTCCCGCCGGACGACGCCGTGACGGCGGCGAAGTTCGTCGCCGACGCCCGCCTCGCCGAAGCCGTCGCGGCCTACCGCGCCGGCGACTGGCAGCCGGGTGCCGCGTTGCTGGATGACCTCGGCACCGACTGGGACCGCCGGGCCGCCGCCGTGCAGCAGCTCGGGGACGCCGCGGCGGACGACGACACCCCGCTGAAGGCCTGGCGGACGGCCGGGAGCGCGGCCGCCGAAGCCGTCCACGCCCAGGGCCTGGTCGCGCTGGCCTGGCAGATCCGCACGTCGTTCACCGCCGAACACGTTTCCCAGGACCAGTGGGCCGGGTTCTTCCGCGTGCTCGAGGAGGCCGAAGCGGCCGCCCGCGCCGCGGCCGAAGCGGCACCGGACGACCCGACCCCGTGGTCCACCCTGCTCACCGTCGGCCGCGGGCGGCAGTACGGGAACGACGAGTTCCGCGCGGTGTGGGCGGAACTCGTCGCCCGCGACCCGCTCCACCGGCAGGGCCACGAGCAGGCGCTGCAGTACTGGTGCGCGAAGTGGTTCGGCTCGCACGAGCAGATGTTCGCCTTCGCCGACGAAGCCGTCGCGAAGGCGCCGAAGCTCGCGGGTCTGGCCCTCGTCGCCGCGCACGAGGCGGAAGCGAAGGAGGTCGAGGCGTGGAAGAGCGACCGGACCGGGCGCGCGCTCGACGTCGTCCTGCCCTGGCTGGCCGGTGACGGCCGGGACCACCCGTCGAACCTCCGTGACCGCGCGTACGCGGCCAAGGTGCTGGTGGTGAACGGCCGCTGCGACGAAGCCGTCGAGCAGTTCAAGGTGCTCGGCGAGCACGCGGACGCGGCCGTCTGGGCCTACGGCGGCAAGCCGGTGTTCGAGTTCGTCAAGACGCGCTACCTGGCCTGCCACGGCGCGACCCGGCCGTGACACGCGTGGAGGCCCCGCACCGGATCCGGTACGGGGCCTCCACCGTGGACGTCACTGCTGCGCGATCAGCTCCGCGATCTGCACCGCGTTGAGCGCCGCACCCTTGCGCAGGTTGTCGTTCGAGATGAACAGCGCCAGCCCGCGGCCGCCCTCGATGCCCTGGTCGACGCGGATGCGGCCGACGTAGCTCGGGTCGTTGCCCGCCGCCTGCAGCGGGGTCGGGACCTCCGACAGCTCGACACCCGGAGCGTGCGTCAGCAGTTCCGTGGCGCGCTCGACGGTCAGCGGCTGCGCGAACTCCGCGTTCACCGAGATCGAGTGCCCCGAGAACACCGGCACCCGCACGCAGGTGCACGAAACGCCCAGCCCCGGGATGCTCAGGATCTTGCGGCTCTCGTTGCGGAACTTCTTCTCTTCGTCCGTCTCGAACTCACCGTCGTCCACAATGGACCCGGCCATCGGCAGGACGTTGAACGCGATCGGGCGGACGTACTTCTCCGGCTTCGGGAACTCGATCGCCGCGCCGTCGTGGGTCAGCAGCGACGCGTGCTCCGCGCCCGCCTTGACCTGACCCGCCAGCTCGTCGACGCCGGCCAGCCCGCTGCCGGACACCGCCTGGTACGTCGACGCGACCAGGCGGACCAGCCCGGCCTCGTCGTGCAGCGGCTTCAGCACCGGCATCGCGGCCATGGTGGTGCAGTTGGGGTTCGCGATGATCCCCTTTCGCGCCTCCTTGATCGCCTGCGGGTTGACCTCGCTGACGACCAGCGGCACGTCCGGGTCCATCCGGAACGCCGAGGAGTTGTCGATCACCGTCACGCCCGCCTCGGCGAACCGGGGCGCCTGCGCCTTCGACGTCGACCCGCCCGCGGAGAACAGCGCGATGTCCAGACCGGACGGATCCGCCGTCGAAGCGTCCTCGATCGTGATTTCCGTGTCGCGCCAAGGCAGCTTCGAACCCGCCGAGCGCGCCGAAGCGAAGTACCGGAGCTCGGCGATCGGGAACTCCCGCTCCGCCAGCAGCTTGCGCATCACCGCGCCGACCTGGCCGGTCGCGCCGACCACCCCGACCCGCAGCCCGTCCGCCATCAGCGAC is a window from the Amycolatopsis sp. cg9 genome containing:
- a CDS encoding aspartate-semialdehyde dehydrogenase; amino-acid sequence: MADGLRVGVVGATGQVGAVMRKLLAEREFPIAELRYFASARSAGSKLPWRDTEITIEDASTADPSGLDIALFSAGGSTSKAQAPRFAEAGVTVIDNSSAFRMDPDVPLVVSEVNPQAIKEARKGIIANPNCTTMAAMPVLKPLHDEAGLVRLVASTYQAVSGSGLAGVDELAGQVKAGAEHASLLTHDGAAIEFPKPEKYVRPIAFNVLPMAGSIVDDGEFETDEEKKFRNESRKILSIPGLGVSCTCVRVPVFSGHSISVNAEFAQPLTVERATELLTHAPGVELSEVPTPLQAAGNDPSYVGRIRVDQGIEGGRGLALFISNDNLRKGAALNAVQIAELIAQQ
- a CDS encoding M48 family metalloprotease, with protein sequence MKTSWRALVAVLLLAGFPVLVLLVVGGFAAAEYYAFQHSGLLAIKLGIVAVPVSFALLKALFAIERTRGDDLPGLPVTPADQPGLWALVRELADTVGTRPPDAISLIADVNAGVRERTGWLGLRVRRREMFIGAQLLAGLRHDQLRALLGHELAHYTNRDTRLAGLTYRGRRSIEKALTGLDGDGWFAGLVRKLFVLYAKLYFAVSASVCRRQELAADAAAARIAGTEAATSALREVDALDVAWKFYVDHYLLVGWHAGYLPDRPAAGFRALLADAERAEQIDRLRRELPEEETSRYDTHPATPERVAALEALPAVPGSPGGERPASDVLRDADATLDSALFADLNAEAAAKRRTDWDSLVDLGFRHAATKVATAFLKGRTLEDALTRIDEGHASEFADPECRPPATAGPRARREFVVASVRETLSTMVSAALAEAGVARWQLSWSGPADLVVDEPYGTELSAALDAAAAADPDTVPLRRLLTAAGALPVPS
- a CDS encoding DUF4034 domain-containing protein is translated as MLSLFNSKRRKAAVALVKAARARGMDVEDYVKTLSPAELAQYVPQDPKPKVEMPDVALWGLPPDDAVTAAKFVADARLAEAVAAYRAGDWQPGAALLDDLGTDWDRRAAAVQQLGDAAADDDTPLKAWRTAGSAAAEAVHAQGLVALAWQIRTSFTAEHVSQDQWAGFFRVLEEAEAAARAAAEAAPDDPTPWSTLLTVGRGRQYGNDEFRAVWAELVARDPLHRQGHEQALQYWCAKWFGSHEQMFAFADEAVAKAPKLAGLALVAAHEAEAKEVEAWKSDRTGRALDVVLPWLAGDGRDHPSNLRDRAYAAKVLVVNGRCDEAVEQFKVLGEHADAAVWAYGGKPVFEFVKTRYLACHGATRP